The DNA segment AAGTATGTGTTTTTTGTTCTTTGGGCTAATGACGATGGTGAAGGTATATTCTCTTTTTATTCCACTATCTTGTTGAAGGATACGACTTAATATGTGGTAATGAATTGCAGGTGGTACTTTTGCTTTGTATTCGTTGATCTGTAGGCACGCGAACGTTAGCCTTATCCCGAATCAGCTTCCATCAGATGCTCGCATATCGGGATTTGGTTTGAAGGTTCCGTCTCCGGAACTTGAGAGATCTTTGATAATAAAGGAAAAACTTGAGGCGTCAATGGTGTTGAAAAAGCTTCTTCTGATTTTGGTTCTTGCCGGCACTGCTATGGTGATTGCTGATGCTGTTGTTACGCCTGCAATGTCAGGTATAGGAAAAAAGGGTTTTGTAAGACCTTGTAATGTAGTCAGATGTGTATGAAGTAACATGTGATCTTCCTCTAACTATAACCTCTTTTTGGACGCAGTAATGTCTGCTATTGGTGGTCTGAAGGTTGGAGTTGGTGCTATAAAACAAGGTAACTTGTAATGTAGTTGACGGCCATCAGCTTGTGACTAAGAAATATGAAACGTTCTCGTGTCTGGTCATTAATTAGAAACATAAATCTTCTCGTTACGAGTGATTAGTCACCACTTTTCtgaataaattttaattgtGGCTCCATTTGCAGATCAGGTGCTCGTGATATCAGTCAGCTTTCTTGTGATCTTGTTCAGTGTACAGAAATATGGAGCCAGCAAATTGGGGCTTGCTTTGGGTCCAGCTTTACTTCTCTGGTTCTTCTGTCTTGCGGGAATTGGGATTTACAACCTTGCTAAATATGACAGCAGTGTCTTTAGAGCTTTTAATCCTGCACACATCTATTTCTTTTTCAAGAGAAACTCTGTTAATGCGTGGTATGCGCTTGGGGGCTGTGTTCTATGTGCAACTGGTAAATTTCTATTTCATATTTGGGGAATAGACTTTTAGAAGCATAAAATATATTGACTGAATTTCTTCTAAATGTTAAGTCTCATATTATACATGCGGATCTTGTCTCAGGTTCGGAGGCCATGTTTGCAGATCTTAGCTATTTTTCCGTTCACTCGATCCAGGTAGTTTAAAGAGATAGAGActcatttttgcttctgttcATCTGAAACTTTTGATTCAGTGTTAGTATTTATATGCAGCTTACTTTCACCCTTCTGGTGTTACCTTGCCTCTTGTTGGGTTATTTGGGTCAAGCCGCATACCTTTCTGAAAATTTCAGCCATGCTGAGAATGCTTTCTTTTCGTCAGTTCCAAGTAAGATCCGTTAGATTCCCACAGTACGTCAAAGATAAACAAGAGTATTCCTTCATTTGCTGGCTTGATTATTCGGCTCATTTCAAATTTCTAACTGTTTATcactctttgtttttttcaggTTTCATATTCTGGCCCGTCTTTCTCATTTCTAATATTGCTGCCCTAATTGCCAGTCGTGCAATGACAACTGCCACATTTACATGCATCAAGCAATCAATAGCACTTGGCTGTTTCCCCCGTCTTAAAATCATTCACACTTCAAAGAAATTCATCGGACAGATATATATACCGGTTCTAAACTGGTTCCTTTTGGTGGTGTGCCTGATCGTTATCTGCTCTATCTCAAACATCTTCATGATTGGAAACGCATATGGTAATATTCCCTTCTCATAGCATCTGGTTTGCGGCAAAATTGGAAAATTTGTTTGAAACCCATTTTAGTTACGTCACAACGTATTGAAAACTAAGTTTATGCATTTAATCCTGAACATATTGTTGCCTttggttttggattttgtaTCTCCAGGCATTGCAGAGCTGGGGATTATGATGACTACAACAATTTTGGTGACCCTTATCATGCTTCTTATCTGGCAGACAAACATCATAGTCGTGTGCTTGTTTGCAATTGTTGCCCTAGGAGTCGAACTGATGTTCTTTTCATCAGTTTTATCAAGTGTGGCTGACGGAAGTTGGATAATCCTTGTTTTTGCTGCAATCATGTTTTTCATCATGTACGTTTGGAACTACGGGAGTAAACTGAAGTACGAAACCGAAGTCCAGAAAAAACTACCAATGGACCTACTGCGAGAACTGGGTAGTAATCTTGGTACAATTAGAGCACCCGGTATTGGTCTTCTTTATAATGAGCTAGCGAAAGGAGTTCCAGCTATATTTGGTCATTTCTTAACCACACTACCTGCGATCCATTCCATGGTCATCTTTGTGTGTATAAAGTATGTCCCTGTTCCAAGCGTGCCTCAGTCTGAGAGGTTTCTTTTCAGACGTGTCTGCCCAAGAAGCTATCATTTATTCCGCTGTGTTGCCAGGTAAACAAAGCTTAGTGATTTTCATGTGggaagtaatttgtttttataatatttcctTTCTCGTGTTTAAAACAGGTACGGATACAAAGATGTGCGGAAGGAAAACCACCAGGCGTTTGAGCAAATTTTGATTGAGAGTCTAGAGAAATTTATAAGGAAGGAAGCGCAGGAGCGTTCACTTGAGAGTGACGGAGACAATAATACGGATTCAGAGGATGACACGACTCTGTCCAGAGTTTTGATAGCACCCAATGGAAGTGTGTATTCGCTTGGAGTGCCTCTCTTGGCAGAGCACTTAGAGACATACATGCGACCCTCGGAGAAAAGGAGCAGCATGGATTTTGGCGCAGGTCCTTCAAATGAAACACCAGCGCTGGATGCGGAACAGAGTTTAGAGAAA comes from the Brassica rapa cultivar Chiifu-401-42 chromosome A01, CAAS_Brap_v3.01, whole genome shotgun sequence genome and includes:
- the LOC103846140 gene encoding potassium transporter 13, with the protein product MFSVEEGSSGGDGGSEMDDEITGDGSTSSLSRWVFDEKNDYDEDYDDDDDGYDERQHGDVDSDEEDDNVEQRLIRTSPAVDSFDVDALEIPGAQKNDIEDSSLGRKLVLALQTLGVVFGDIGTSPLYTFSVMFNRSPINDKEDVIGALSLVIYTLLLLPLVKYVFFVLWANDDGEGGTFALYSLICRHANVSLIPNQLPSDARISGFGLKVPSPELERSLIIKEKLEASMVLKKLLLILVLAGTAMVIADAVVTPAMSVMSAIGGLKVGVGAIKQDQVLVISVSFLVILFSVQKYGASKLGLALGPALLLWFFCLAGIGIYNLAKYDSSVFRAFNPAHIYFFFKRNSVNAWYALGGCVLCATGSEAMFADLSYFSVHSIQLTFTLLVLPCLLLGYLGQAAYLSENFSHAENAFFSSVPSFIFWPVFLISNIAALIASRAMTTATFTCIKQSIALGCFPRLKIIHTSKKFIGQIYIPVLNWFLLVVCLIVICSISNIFMIGNAYGIAELGIMMTTTILVTLIMLLIWQTNIIVVCLFAIVALGVELMFFSSVLSSVADGSWIILVFAAIMFFIMYVWNYGSKLKYETEVQKKLPMDLLRELGSNLGTIRAPGIGLLYNELAKGVPAIFGHFLTTLPAIHSMVIFVCIKYVPVPSVPQSERFLFRRVCPRSYHLFRCVARYGYKDVRKENHQAFEQILIESLEKFIRKEAQERSLESDGDNNTDSEDDTTLSRVLIAPNGSVYSLGVPLLAEHLETYMRPSEKRSSMDFGAGPSNETPALDAEQSLEKELSFIHKAKESGVVYLLGHGDIRATKDSWFLKKLVINYMYAFLRKNSRRGITNLSVPHSHLMQVGMTYMV